Genomic DNA from Pempheris klunzingeri isolate RE-2024b chromosome 22, fPemKlu1.hap1, whole genome shotgun sequence:
TGTCTGGAAGAGGAAAGGGAGCAGGAAAGGCCAGAGCCAAGGCTAAGAGCCGCTCATCCCGTGCCGGGCTTCAGTTCCCGGTGGGCCGTGTCCACAGGCTGCTGAGGAAGGGCAACTACGCTCAGCGTGTGGGAGCCGGAGCTCCGGTCTACCTGGCGGCCGTGCTGGAGTACCTGACCGCTGAGATCCTGGAGCTGGCCGGAAACGCCGCCCGCGACAACAAGAAGACCCGTATCATCCCCCGTCACCTGCAGCTGGCCGTCCGCAACGACGAGGAGCTCAACAAGCTGCTGGGCGGAGTGACCATCGCTCAGGGCGGCGTGCTGCCCAACATCCAGGCGGTCCTGCTGCCCAAGAAGACCGACAAGGCCGCCAAGTCCAAGTAAACACCCGGGACCAGATCACACCAACACAAAGGCTCTTTTAAGAGCCACCCAACTACACTTAAAGAGAGAAATCCTATTACCAGTGGTTACTGAGGCTCGTACACATTACAACATTATAGTATGTCAGGTCATCAGAAGGGTTCTAGTGTAGTAACTGTACAATAACTTGGTTTCACGAATCAAGAATCTTTATTTCCTTTGTCATGTCCCACCACAACACTGATGCATACTCAAATGTTTAGAGCAATAAGTAGTGAAATAAAAGTTACATGTACTCAAGATGTTTATCATGTGCACCATAAgaacactgagcaatgaaattctttgaATTTACTTTGCTCGTTTCCCTccagacaaagaaaaataaattataaatacaaaaataaggATATATggatataatataatttaaaaggataaatataatgtgcaaaataaacatttacactgTAATCCCTGTCATGGGACTGAAATGAACTGATTGCGACACTGAATAATTAAACTGACAGGAAATTCCTGTCTAATAGATGGATTTTAAAAACTTGTCATAAGTTTAACATTTTACTatgtttaaaatatatacatgtactTCACTTTATCaaagaacataaaaatatataaaaactagTATAAAGTTGTAATAAATGTGATGTAGTTGAGGCTGAGTGTTGTGAAGGTGAATCCCACATTATAAAGACATAGAGGAGGATTTGCTCTGTAGAGACTGTGGAGgctcttaaaagagccgttgttgcagcaggtggtGGATGAAGGAACTACTTTACTTCTTGGCCTTCTTGGCTGCAGGTTTCTTAGCCGGAGCTTTCTTGGCTGGTACCTTCTTGACGGGCTTCTTGGGGCTCTTCTTGGGAGCAGCAGCCTTCTTGGGGCTCTTCTTGGCTGCTGCCGGCTTCTTAGCGGCCGCTGCTTTCTTGGCCGGTGCCTTCTTCGGGGACTTCTTGGGGGCAGCTGCTTTCTTGGCTGCGGGCTTCTTTGCTGCCGGTTTCTTGGCCGCTACTTTCTTGGCCGCGGGCTTCTTGACCTTAGCCGGAGCTTTCTTGGCCGCCGCCGCTTTCTTGACGGGCTTGGCGGCCTTGGGCTCCTTGGCCAGCTTGAAGGAGCCGGACGCCCCGGTCCCTTTGGTCTGAGTCAGGGTCCCTTTCCCCACCAGCTTGATGACGGCGCTGTTGATGCGCTTGTTGCTCTTGGCCACATCCACTCCTTTGGCGGCCAGAGCCTTCTTCAGCGCCGCCACCGAGAGCCCCTTCCGCTCCTTGGACGCGGCCACGGCGGTGACGATCAGCTTAGGGAGGGTGGGTCCGTCCTTCTTGGGCCGGGGAGCGGCCTTCTTCTTGGCGGCCTTAGCCGGAGCCTTAGCCGGGGCTTTGGCCGGAGCggccgctgctgctggagcttctTCTGccatgttagtgtgtgttcgctctgctgtgtttgtctcagcGTGTCCGAGCTCAGAGCAGGAGGCGGGACTTATAAAGGACGTGAGAACCGTGGAGACTCAACGCTCAAAGCCGCTCCGCTGCTCGCCTCAAATGTGGCgacacttgtgttttctcttcctcattTTAGGGATAAAATACACTCAGGATCAACGTTTTGGACCCCAATTCTTACCGCGTTGCTTAGAAAACGCTCTTCGCTTCAGACTCCGCTCATGTTGGGCCACATGGACTCATGTGTTTAACTCCACGGGGCTTCAAACCTCCGGAATACACCGTCACTTTGGACAACTCGCGGAGagttttcttcacatttctcCTGTAAAAGTGCTCAAAAGTTACTTGTATTCAATGTGACAGCGCTGCTGCTGTTAGCAAACACATGTGGCGATGGAATAAAGGTGAAATCTCCGcactaatgtgttttatttagtcTGAACCAGACGGGTTTTCGCTGCAGGTAAACACAGGGACGCTGCCGGTGACTCCGGCCGTCAGACGGACTCCTGTCTCTGGTGGATCCGCTGGAAAACACTCGGATTCTTCGCTAAATGTCGGATTTGACATGAAGTggatttaaaacacaagttcACATGTCAGTAATTCTCTTATTTCCGGTGTAATTAAAGTACcatctgtgtgctgtgctgcacagAGACGTGGTttgatcagtcagtctgagAGGAGATCTGCAGGGATCCTGTGATCCAGTTACTGTTGGCTGGGGatcatttctgtctgcaggtttCCTGTGTTTAATGCAGCTTCTTCTAATAAAGATGTAATGATCCACTGTGTTTCTCAGCATCAGACTGAACTCAAATCAGAATTGATCCCCTAAAGACGTTCAGCTGTGATCCAGGAGGATCCCTCACTTTCCTCAgtgctgctttctctctgttttaaatCCAGAGAGAAACTGTGAGGTTAAACAGTTTGATCTGGGGAAAACTCTCTGTGACAGGAAGtgttcagaaacactgaagctCACAATTACAGTGAAATAACGACTTGATCCTAAATCTACTGAATCCTCAAAGTGACTCCAGAGGTGGGAagtaactgagtacatttactgaagtacttcagggacttttactttactgcagtttcttttttttattacttaaacCTGCAGATGTGTAGTTTTCTCATCTGTTGTTCATTTGATCACAATAGATCTCTTTAGTTTCCTTCCACTGTCCCATGTGTGTCCAGCCTGAAGGATCCAGGTAATGACCTTAATCACCTTTAATCACTTTACAGATTATCACTGTCGTCCCTTCACGTCCACTCAAACGTTGGTAATGTGTCGTGACGACAGATTAAAGAGCGTCAACGGTCTGTTTGTCGGCAAAAAGCTTgatgtggaaagaaaaagtaGATTCAGGCTGAGCTGAAGTCAGCCCACCTTAACTTTAACCTTAActttaaccttaaccttaactttaaccttaaccttaaccttaactttaaccttaactttaactttaagtttcaccttaactttaactttaacttcaCTGAAAACATCTCCTCAGTTCTTCTCTTGGCTCTTAAATCGTTTCTCCTCTTGTGAGTTTCCACATCCATGGACAAGCTGTGGAAAGTGTGGAGAGTCTCAGGTTTCTTGGAGTCAGTGTCTCCACTCAGATGTCTCGGACTACCAACACCTCAAACCTGGTGAGGAAGAAGCTCAGCTCAGCAAagactcttcttcctcagaaaGCTGAGAAAGGCCAAACTCCCCCAAGGAGTTGAAGCTCAACTTCTACCGCAGCACCGTGGAGAGCGTCCTCACAAAGAGGGTGAAGCCCCGCAGAGAGGTGAAGGCAGCTCAGAGGATCATCGGCCGGAGCTCCCTCACCTCCACACGCTCTGTGCCAGCAGACGGAGGAAGAAGAAGGCCGGGAGCATCACACTGGACACCACACACCCTGGAAACTCACCACGAACAGGCTGAGGACCAGCTTCTACCCAGAGCTGTGGCCTCCATCACAGCCTCCCCCCTGTTTTCCTAAACTCCTCAGCAGGACGACCTCAGCAGCCTCTAAGCACAGAGTCTTTGTACAAACACTGGTACTCACTCTTTCATGCTGCACTGCTCTGTACatagtgtttatttttattttgtaactgTTATTCTtgataattgtgtgtgtgtatttatatatttatatatatatatttcctttttgcctatttttatatctttatttattgtctttattgtctTGTTTATAAATGTCAGATGGAATTTCATTATACTTTgctgtataatgacaataaacctgattctgattctttgAATGTTTGTGATGAATCGCAGgttgaaaagcagaaaattctTCTTTAGATAGACAgaaagactttattgatccccaggaGGAAATtctgctgttacagcagcagagaaagttaaagtgagctccaccatgaatacaaacacatgaATAGAAAATGTGACACACACTATTATATTCACTCTAATCCATAATACAAACATCATCTTACTAATTTAAAAACCTATCTGTGACTCCACGGGGAGCAGAGTTACCacaaaacaataagaaaagaTTTATGATATAAAAAGGCTGAATttacaaaaggaaagaaaaatctaagaaaaagaacaaagaaggTTAGAAAGAGTTTTTGTTTGTAATCAGTCAAAGTCCTTCTGCTCCGATAGAGAAACACACATGGACAAGTGGACGTTTGGGCCAATAACAGATAATAAAGAGAATCTGGTCTAAAGTTTAGTGTCACAGACTGTGTGGAAGAAGTCTGAATGATATTAGTCATTAATATGAACATCAGGATATTGTTAGGATGAACCTGTTGTTAATGTAGTGACTAATAGAAAGTGATGAATGTGAAACAAGATGACAGGTAAAGTTACTTTGGATGTAAACCAAATACGGTAGAAATAAAGTTCAGCGCTGCAGGACGCCGTCAGAGGCCCCCGACTCTTTTCACAGCATCAGAAATAAGTGAACGAGTCATGTGACCCACATTTTCTCTGCCCACCGACATTTAGAGACGTTTAAGACCATCATGTGGTTATTGATCCTGTTACTGACCAGCAATCAATAAACGCACCGCAGAGCTTCCTCCATCAGGACggagctctgctgcagcagcagctgtttgctgacacgtcaacttcttcttcttcttcttcagtctacatgtgtgtgaccatcatcatcatcatcatcatcatcatcatcatcatcatcatcatcatcatcatcaccatcatcatcatcatcatcatcatcatcatcatcaccatcatcatcatcatcatcatcattatcgtcatcatcatcatcatcatcatcatctgtctgtcctgtAGTGTCTGTAGGTCCTGTAGTGTCTGTAGGTCTGTCCTGTAGTGTCTGTAGGTCCTGTAGTGTCTGTAGGTCCTGTAGTGTCTGTAGGTCCTGTAGTGTCTGTAGGTCTGTCCTGTAGTGTCTGTAGGTCCTGTAGTGTCTGTAGGTCCTGTAGTGTCTGTAGGTCCTGTAGTGTCTGTAGGTCTGTCCTGTAGTGTCTGTAGGTCCTGTAGTGTCTGTAGGTCTGTCCTGTAGTGTCTGTAGGTCCTGTAGTGTCTGTAGGTCTGTCCTTTGTGCTGCAGGACAAACAGCCAGacaataaaatgctgcttaaagGGGTCAAAAGGCCTCAGAGGGCTACAAACACTCAGCTGCTGCCCCCTACTGGTCTGAGAAGATCCAACACTGATcaacacagtggacacacaagactgtttataataataatgataataataataacaacaacaacaacaataataataataataattattattattattaataatgataatattcaTGTCTGACAGTCACTtcctgtccgtctgtcctctgTTGCTCCTCATGACGGTTatttggggagtttttcctgatgGAGGCTTCTTGTGATTTTAGACTATtgataaaaactgaatgaaaaaattTGCTATTAACTTTAACACAcattagacttagacttctttatttgatcccccatagggggaaattttcttgttacagcagcaacaatataaacagggagagtgaaagaaacaaagcaatagaaaagacaaaaaatagcaaaaataaatataaatataaatataaatataaatatatggattgtgatgaaatgaaataaatatttacaccataggatatttacactttagacaggaatggaatgatatgaatgaaaaacagtgtgttaacatcagccagtgatgctgctgttgatgagtctgatggctgatggagaaatgacctgcggtagcgttccttcttgcagggtgggggcctcagcctgctgctgaaggagctgctgagggcccccacagtcccgtgcagggggtgagaggggttgtccatgatggacttgagttttgttagtgtcctcctctcacccacctcctctatggagtccagggagcagtccaggacagaagcggccctcctgaccagcctgttcagtctctttctgtccctctctgtgctccctcctccctcctccccagcagaccactgcatagaggactgcagacgccaccacagagtcacaTGACGTCATTATTGGTCTGATCAGATGAGTGAAATAATCTGTTTCTAAACTGATTTCTCTCAGTCTAGACGAGAAGAGGAACAAACATGTCGATCTAATATTTATTATATCACATCTATTTTCTCCCTCGTGtggtttttaaataaaaatagattcaTCTTGTCACGTGAAgaactttattatttattcgtGTGGAGATAAAAAGGTAAAGTTTCCCTCAGGACACCGAACAGTCACGTGGTTTTATCAGCATCGATTTCTGGCTGGACGGTTTGAGTTTAACAGGTTTAATAAGTGATGAAGCTGAAACAGTCAGTTCCTCTGGATAACGATTCAACATCCAGATCAAACCGTCCAGAATCAGATGAAGTTATCAGCTCGGACTTTGTTCGACTCACTGATCAATCATTTATCCCCGTTTGATCAAAGgttatcaaatcaaatcattgcTAACAGTCCTGTTTAGTCTTCAGCTGAACTCAAAGCCTTTAATTCTTTTATTATATAACAAGAAACCTGTTTGAGCTCAAACAGAATCAGAGCTGTAGTTTATAATTGTCGTCATTCAGATTTTGCTGTAAATGAGCAGCTGAGCAGAAGAAGGTCTGTAGTTTCATTCCAGTTTGATTCCTCAGGTTTGtagaaacataaacacatgtgAATATATTgattatagattatatatattaGACGTTTGTTGGATTGTTAACTGAAGTGATGGAGCACTGAGAGCAAACTAGACTGAACATGTGTAAACTGAACGCTTTGGTTTTACAGCTTCAGTATTTTCAGGAATTAGACACTAACGCTGTCTGTATCAATAGGAAGTGATCAGACTGCAATAATATTGATTATCAGTAAAACACTGTGTCATTGGTCTGAACCCCTTATGAGCCTCATATAAACATCCTGTTTACAAAactaaatattatattttactaaATTAACTGATTGATCAGAGATCTGTTGTCAATACTTTTACACTTCTCCCCTTCACTGCAGCTTTGTTTCTATCAGCAGGTTTTATACTGCTGCtttatgttttcatcttttattgatccctgaacAGGAAGAGTTTCTCTAACAGTAACATCTGGTGAAGTTAAAAGCATCAGTCGATTGGAATTTATGACAATAACTTCCGGTTGACTCggtcagcttttattttgaaatccacaaacagcaggaagtggaaACTTAGTCTTTAATAACGGAACTTGACAGCTGCTCTCTTCTGATTGGCCGATTGTAGATACGTAAATTTTGACCAATGAGCGAGCAGCTGCTTTTCTATATAAACTCGGTTTCACCGCTCAGCTGTATTTCTCAACGTTAACTCGTCGAAAACAATAATCCAAGATGTCTGGACGTGGCGGTAAAGGAGCAGGAAAGGCCAGAGCCAAGGCTAAGAGCCGCTCATCCCGTGCCGGGCTCCAGTTCCCGGTGGGCCGTGTCCACAGGCTGCTGAGGAAGGGCAACTACGCTCAGCGTGTGGGAGCCGGAGCTCCGGTCTACCTGGCGGCCGTGCTGGAGTACCTGACCGCTGAGATCCTGGAGCTGGCCGGAAACGCCGCCCGCGACAACAAGAAGACTCGTATCATCCCCCGTCACCTGCAGCTGGCCGTCCGCAACGACGAGGAGCTCAACAAGCTGCTGGGCGGAGTGACCATCGCTCAGGGCGGCGTGCTGCCCAACATCCAGGCGGTCCTGCTGCCCAAGAAGACCGACAAGGCCGCCAAGTCCAAGTAAACACCCGGGACCAGCTCACACCAACACAAAGGCTCTTTTAAGAGCCATCCACTCCTACATCAAGAGCCTGTTCTATAAAAAACACTGAGTCACTTTAATCCACTTTATCATATCTGACTTGCTCACAATGAGATTTCAAAAATCAAGTCAAAGACATAAAATTATACTGAGACAAAGGAGTCCTTTAATAACTGAAGTATAAATAAACTATATATTGCAGGTTTGGGGTTTGAAGTCAGTGACCTCCAGGAGTGTAAATAAGAAACTAAATACATGTGAGCAGTAAAAGTGCTGCATTAAATTAGTTTCTAGTTATTTTACTCTGAATCCTCTCCGGAATCTTTGCTACCTCAGTTTGTGCTCCACTTAAAATGCTTTCACTCTAAAATGCTAATCAATCTtgataaataaacaatattCAGTTCAAACAGATCACTTCTGTTtctgcagacagaaatgatGATCTATAGTTTAAGCAGTTAAATAATTATTGAATTAATGTCAGATTATTGTCCTTCAGTGTGAAACTGATGTTCAGATTAATGTACAGTGAGCCATCGTCAGTGTTTAAAACACCTGATGAGGTGATTCTGGATCCTCTCTTGGTCCATGGACGTCATCTTACCCTCTTTTATAGCAtcacataaataattaaaaccaaCAAAGAGCAACAAAACCTGCCTAAAATAATTTATCTTGTGAAGATTTAGGCCACAACATCATCATCCTGTTAATGTTTGTCTCCACAGATGcactttaaaaaatgttctgCAGAAACATTTCCTGAGGAGAAACGAGTGAATGTAGATAAACTACAGACATTAGATTTAGATTAgttgtttcctgtctgttctTCTCTGAATCAAATGATCTGTTTTAAcagtttattgtgtttgtatcATGACGGGATTAAACCTTCAGCTTCACTGTGGAAAGATGACAAATGAACCTTGAACCCTTAAAGTCTGATCACAGATAAAAATACGAGTTACTTTAATCAGAAAGTTTGACTTTAGTTTGTTTCTTATTTaagaaaagtctttttaaaCATAATAACTGAATGTAAAGTGACATTTGGCTCTATTTTCTTTTGCTACATGCCTATAAAGTTATCTTTCTTATTATTGATGTTACTTATTGgcagtaaataaaacacattacaggATGAATCGATCTGGTCTCTTGTGAATTcttgtcattaaaatgtttataaatcaaaatgtattttaagacatttggaaataaaaacaaaatataattttctctGTAACTGTAGGAAGCTGAGTTTGGCTCCTCCCACTGAAACCAGCGTCATCTGTCTTCTACTACGTCCGCAGTCAAGCTTCAATAAGCGAAGCTCTGCTGACAAACCGAACATTGACTGAACAGTTCAGAGAACATCAGCATCATGAGCGGAAGAGGCAAAGGAGGAAAGGGACTCGGTAAAGGAGGCGCCAAGCGCCACCGGAAAGTCCTCCGTGATAACATCCAGGGAATCACCAAGCCCGCCATCCGCCGTCTGGCTCGCCGCGGCGGAGTCAAACGTATCTCGGGTCTGATCTACGAGGAGACCCGCGGTGTGCTCAAGGTCTTCCTGGAGAACGTCATCCGGGACGCCGTCACCTACACCGAGCACGCCAAGAGGAAGACGGTCACCGCCATGGACGTGGTGTACGCCCTCAAGAGGCAGGGCCGAACCCTGTACGGCTTCGGAGGTTAAACCAGACCCTCATCCCCTCAATCTGACACCCAACGGCCCTTTTAAGGGCCACACACTCGACCTGGAGAGGCTGTTTCCTTTAGTACTGAATTATATCTGTTTATAGAAAATAATCTACTCTGAACAATCCAGTCATCAAAGCATCATAACGAactataataaattatattctatAGATATTTTCAATTGATTCGCATTAACAGTACTTAACCTGATTACACAGttaaagtgaataaaatgatACTTAGAAAAGGATCATTCAGTCAAATTTAGCTGTTGATGACAAAACATTGTTTGTTGGAGGTTCATTATTAAATCCATGTGAATTTAAAGCCTAGTGATGATTTAAggatgaaataaatcatttaaaatcagcctataatgaaaacaatgaattaCCAGAGCCCTCCATGTATGTCAGAATCACTGTGACCTCTTAAGTGATCATTTATCATTGTGTCCTGTTTTAAACAATGATCAGATGTTATTAATTTCAGTAGTACAGCCCATAATATTGGGCCTTTATCAATAAGGTTGGTCAGCACTGCAGACACAGCaggtggtgatgatggaggACCTGCTGGTGCAGAAAGAGATCTGAACAGATCCACACACACGTTTGTGCTTCTGAACATtgttcattaattattatttgtattatgtgtaataatcatttatttatttcaatttcagttCACCATAGTcatattactgtatttttcttttttgtagtacaaagtgtaaataataataattgttattaatgttatttattttataagacttttgttctgctttcctactattgcttattttttctatttatgccTTATATATCTTACAATCAATAAGGTCTTACATATATTCTTTATCTACTAGCTACTAGTTCATATTTATTCTGCTGTATTTGATGTATAAATTATGATCaggtgtttctttctttcattgcTTGATGGGAAGAAAAAGCAACTGACAGATTCATTCGtgcattattaatattttccaCGTACAGTAATGTGGCCTCTTATTGATGGGAATGTGCTGGACAAAATAATGGAAACACCTGTCATAACAGATCAATGTGATCCAACAGTTCAGTGTAATAATTGGACAAACGTACAAAGTTAGCGAGACGCGCTaacctctccatcctcctcctcatctttcttttttcttctggcAATATCTTTATCACACATATCAATATCTTTGAATAttagtgtggtttttaaaatagaaacaaaagagGCAGAGTTGTTATATTtcgttttattattattattaaatgtatgTTTCAATACAGAATAAGAATAAGGACTGAGGTGGTGACGTCATCACGTCCACTGCCGCCCTGCGTCCTCCAGAGTCCGGACTTGCGCCTCCTTCACTTCCGGTTTGACGGCCGCATATGTTGCGCATGCTCAGTCTCGTTTAGAAGACAACCAATCCTGTGCGAGCAACAGCACAGTCTCATTTAAATCGAGTAGATACATATTGAGGGTTCATTTTATTTACGCTTTATTCCACTCGCTTCTACAACGAAAGGGAAACATGCCTGAGACCGTGAAAGCCCCGAAGAAAGGCTCCAAGAAGGCCGTGTCCAAGGTGACCAAGACcggcaagaagaagaggaggaccaGGAAGGAGAGCTACGCCATCTACGTGTACAAGGTGCTGAAGCAGGTGCACCCGGACACCGGTATCTCCTCCAAGGCCATGCTGATCATGAACTCGTTCGTCAGCGACATCTTCGAGCGCATCGCCGGTGAGGCCTCCCGTCTGGCTCACTACAACAAGcgctccaccatcacctccagggaGATCCAGACCGCCGTCCGCCTGCTGCTGCCCGGTGAGCTGGCCAAGCACGCCGTGTCTGAGGGCACCAAGGCTGTCACCAAGTACACCAGCTCCAAGTAAAGCTGCTGACATCCAGCAACACAAAGGCCCTTTTCAGGGCCGCCCACTGCTGCAGGAAAGAGCTGCTGTCCTGTTAAATGTCCTAATTATTTGTTCCGTGGTAGAAACTGAACTAAACGGAGTCAGTTGTAATTTAGTTACTCAGTTAAAAGCTGGGACTGTAAATATGATGATGCTGCAGGCAGTTTAGTGGATCAATATGTGTCTGACATGCAGTGAACGGGAtgctgggcttttattttggaggatgAGCAGATGGTATTGACCATTTAAATACCTGCAGTCttcagatgagtgtgtgtaGACACATTAAACTAGTATTTCCATTCTGTATTTATTAGTGTGAGCGGCTGAATACAGACATCAGTGCTTATTTTAGGGTGTTGACATTGATTAGTGTTTGAGCTGCTGGTGGTCCTGCTAACTGACTGCTGTGCATAAAACAAAACTGAGTTTTTGATGATTTTGC
This window encodes:
- the LOC139221641 gene encoding histone H2AX-like codes for the protein MSGRGKGAGKARAKAKSRSSRAGLQFPVGRVHRLLRKGNYAQRVGAGAPVYLAAVLEYLTAEILELAGNAARDNKKTRIIPRHLQLAVRNDEELNKLLGGVTIAQGGVLPNIQAVLLPKKTDKAAKSKVKPRREMSGRGGKGAGKARAKAKSRSSRAGLQFPVGRVHRLLRKGNYAQRVGAGAPVYLAAVLEYLTAEILELAGNAARDNKKTRIIPRHLQLAVRNDEELNKLLGGVTIAQGGVLPNIQAVLLPKKTDKAAKSK
- the LOC139221770 gene encoding histone H1-like yields the protein MAEEAPAAAAAPAKAPAKAPAKAAKKKAAPRPKKDGPTLPKLIVTAVAASKERKGLSVAALKKALAAKGVDVAKSNKRINSAVIKLVGKGTLTQTKGTGASGSFKLAKEPKAAKPVKKAAAAKKAPAKVKKPAAKKVAAKKPAAKKPAAKKAAAPKKSPKKAPAKKAAAAKKPAAAKKSPKKAAAPKKSPKKPVKKVPAKKAPAKKPAAKKAKK
- the LOC139222111 gene encoding histone H4, producing the protein MSGRGKGGKGLGKGGAKRHRKVLRDNIQGITKPAIRRLARRGGVKRISGLIYEETRGVLKVFLENVIRDAVTYTEHAKRKTVTAMDVVYALKRQGRTLYGFGG
- the LOC139221763 gene encoding histone H2B 1/2-like, giving the protein MPETVKAPKKGSKKAVSKVTKTGKKKRRTRKESYAIYVYKVLKQVHPDTGISSKAMLIMNSFVSDIFERIAGEASRLAHYNKRSTITSREIQTAVRLLLPGELAKHAVSEGTKAVTKYTSSK